A genome region from Cucumis sativus cultivar 9930 chromosome 4, Cucumber_9930_V3, whole genome shotgun sequence includes the following:
- the LOC101206570 gene encoding probable aspartic protease At2g35615 encodes MVATISIFFHLILLLISFSQTTIINGDNGFTTSLFHRDSLLSPLEFSSLSHYDRLTNAFRRSLSRSATLLNRAATNGALDLQAPLTPGSGEYLMSVSIGTPPVDYIGMADTGSDLMWAQCLPCLKCYKQSRPIFDPLKSTSFSHVPCNSQNCKAIDDSHCGAQGVCDYSYTYGDQTYTKGDLGFEKITIGSSSVKSVIGCGHESGGGFGFASGVIGLGGGQLSLVSQMSQTSGISRRFSYCLPTLLSHANGKINFGQNAVVSGPGVVSTPLISKNPVTYYYVTLEAISIGNERHMASAKQGNVIIDSGTTLSFLPKELYDGVVSSLLKVVKAKRVKDPGNFWDLCFDDGINVATSSGIPIITAQFSGGANVNLLPVNTFQKVANNVNCLTLTPASPTDEFGIIGNLALANFLIGYDLEAKRLSFKPTVCT; translated from the coding sequence ATGGTGGCTAccatttccatcttcttccacCTAATTCTCTTATTGATCTCCTTCTCTCAAACAACCATTATTAACGGTGATAATGGCTTCACCACCTCTCTCTTCCACCGTGATTCCCTTCTTTCCCCTCTTGAATTTTCATCTCTATCTCATTACGATCGCCTCACCAATGCCTTTCGCCGCTCATTGTCTCGCTCCGCTACTCTCCTCAATCGCGCTGCCACTAATGGTGCTCTTGACCTCCAAGCCCCACTTACCCCAGGAAGTGGCGAGTATCTAATGTCTGTCTCTATTGGAACCCCACCAGTTGATTACATAGGCATGGCTGACACAGGCAGTGATCTGATGTGGGCTCAATGCTTGCCATGTCTGAAATGCTACAAACAATCACGTCCCATTTTCGACCCTCTCAAATCCACATCCTTCAGTCACGTGCCATGCAATTCACAAAATTGTAAAGCTATTGATGATTCCCATTGTGGGGCTCAGGGGGTTTGCGATTACAGTTACACGTACGGAGATCAAACTTACACAAAGGGGGATTTGGGATTTGAAAAGATCACCATTGGGTCATCTTCTGTGAAATCAGTCATCGGATGTGGCCATGAGAGTGGTGGCGGATTTGGGTTTGCTTCAGGTGTCATTGGACTTGGTGGTGGTCAACTCTCGTTGGTCTCACAAATGAGCCAAACCTCCGGTATCAGCCGTCGATTCTCTTATTGCTTACCAACGTTACTCAGTCACGCAAATGGCAAAATAAACTTTGGCCAAAACGCTGTGGTTTCTGGCCCTGGAGTCGTTTCAACGCCACTGATCTCCAAAAACCCCGTCACTTACTATTACGTCACTTTGGAAGCCATTTCCATTGGCAACGAACGTCACATGGCCTCTGCCAAACAAGGCAATGTGATTATCGACAGTGGGACGACATTATCGTTTCTTCCAAAGGAGTTGTATGATGGTGTCGTGTCGTCGCTACTCAAGGTTGTTAAAGCAAAGCGAGTGAAGGATCCCGGTAATTTTTGGGATCTATGCTTTGATGATGGCATCAACGTCGCCACCTCCTCTGGTATTCCGATTATCACTGCACAATTTTCCGGTGGCGCTAACGTGAATTTGTTGCCAGTGAATACGTTTCAGAAGGTGGCAAATAATGTGAATTGCTTAACATTAACACCTGCATCACCGACAGACGAATTTGGGATAATTGGAAATTTGGCGCTGGCCAATTTTTTGATCGGATATGATTTGGAGGCTAAGAGATTATCATTCAAGCCAACCGTTTGTACCTAG
- the LOC105434401 gene encoding probable aspartic protease At2g35615, with protein MAATISLFFHLILFLISFSQTTIINGDNGFTTSLFHRDSLLSPLEFSSLSHYDRLANAFRRSLSRSAALLNRAATSGAVGLQSSIGPGSGEYLMSVSIGTPPVDYLGIADTGSDLTWAQCLPCLKCYQQLRPIFNPLKSTSFSHVPCNTQTCHAVDDGHCGVQGVCDYSYTYGDRTYSKGDLGFEKITIGSSSVKSVIGCGHASSGGFGFASGVIGLGGGQLSLVSQMSQTSGISRRFSYCLPTLLSHANGKINFGENAVVSGPGVVSTPLISKNTVTYYYITLEAISIGNERHMAFAKQGNVIIDSGTTLTILPKELYDGVVSSLLKVVKAKRVKDPHGSLDLCFDDGINAAASLGIPVITAHFSGGANVNLLPINTFRKVADNVNCLTLKAASPTTEFGIIGNLAQANFLIGYDLEAKRLSFKPTVCA; from the coding sequence ATGGCTGCTACCATTTCCCTCTTCTTCCATCTAATTCTCTTCTTGATCTCCTTCTCTCAAACAACCATTATTAATGGTGATAATGGCTTCACCACCTCTCTCTTCCACCGTGATTCCCTTCTTTCCCCTCTTGAATTTTCATCTCTATCTCATTATGACCGCCTCGCCAATGCCTTTCGTCGCTCATTGTCACGCTCTGCTGCTCTCCTCAATCGCGCTGCCACTAGTGGTGCCGTTGGCCTTCAATCCTCAATTGGTCCAGGAAGTGGCGAGTATCTAATGTCCGTCTCTATTGGAACCCCACCAGTTGATTACTTAGGCATTGCTGACACGGGCAGTGATCTGACATGGGCTCAGTGCTTGCCATGTCTGAAATGCTACCAACAATTACGTCCCATTTTCAACCCTCTCAAATCCACATCCTTCAGTCACGTGCCTTGCAATACCCAGACCTGTCACGCTGTTGATGATGGCCATTGTGGGGTTCAGGGGGTTTGCGATTACAGTTACACATACGGAGATCGAACTTACTCAAAGGGGGATTTGGGATTTGAAAAGATAACCATTGGGTCATCTTCTGTGAAATCAGTCATTGGATGCGGCCATGCGAGTAGTGGCGGATTTGGGTTTGCTTCAGGTGTCATTGGACTTGGTGGTGGTCAACTCTCGTTGGTCTCACAAATGAGCCAAACCTCCGGTATCAGCCGTCGATTCTCTTATTGCTTACCAACGTTACTCAGTCACGCAAATGGCAAAATAAACTTTGGCGAAAACGCTGTGGTTTCTGGCCCTGGAGTCGTTTCAACGCCACTAATCTCCAAAAACACCGTCACTTACTATTACATCACTTTGGAAGCCATTTCCATCGGCAACGAACGTCACATGGCCTTTGCCAAACAAGGCAATGTGATTATCGATAGTGGGACGACATTAACGATTCTTCCAAAGGAATTGTATGATGGTGTCGTTTCGTCGCTACTCAAGGTTGTTAAAGCAAAGCGAGTGAAGGATCCCCATGGTTCTTTGGATCTATGCTTTGATGATGGCATCAACGCCGCTGCCTCCTTGGGTATTCCAGTTATCACTGCGCATTTTTCCGGTGGCGCTAACGTGAATTTGTTGCCAATTAATACGTTTCGGAAGGTGGCAGATAATGTGAATTGCTTGACATTAAAAGCTGCATCGCCGACAACCGAATTTGGGATAATTGGAAATTTGGCGCAAGCCAATTTCTTGATCGGATATGATTTGGAGGCCAAGAGATTGTCATTCAAGCCAACCGTTTGTGCCTAG